The Sebastes fasciatus isolate fSebFas1 chromosome 4, fSebFas1.pri, whole genome shotgun sequence genome window below encodes:
- the LOC141766017 gene encoding transmembrane and coiled-coil domain protein 3-like, protein MPSANVSVRSLSEVEKYLSSRMDRSTEGSSLSIPGSMRRGSSENNLDLDLSDASPGSALGLELQRSRSCLDNLQQKILKVTEQLKIEQTARDENVAEYLKLVNSADKLQVSRIKQVFEKKNQKSAQNIAQMQKKLEQYHRKMRDSETHYGSSPRTPTVKHSTLPRESPRELLRDMTGSGRHPTMDKIKTIGPGVSLSPPFFFSKPREFANLIRNKFGSADNIAHLKTALDASTPLPTDSAGKGLSSSTSMVGKPKYPSDDECSSGSASISADSNGNPSAGGVSVGQAQGQQAGGDGQTRLALSLEEVTEIKDAQNQLEEDIEEIKTQFKREYGIISQSLQEERYRYERLEDQLNDLTELHQHEMTNLKQELASIEERVAYQAHERARDIQEALESCQTRVFKLELQQQQQQTVQLESRDARVLLGKCINIMLAIITVILVCVSTAAKFAAPLMRSRHHVVATVLGVCFLTIFWKNWDRLQYAIDRLLVPA, encoded by the exons GACCGGAGTACTGAGGGCAGTTCCCTGAGCATCCCTGGGTCGATGCGTCGGGGCTCTTCAGAGAACAATCTGGACCTGGATCTGAGTGATGCAAGTCCTGGTTCTGCTCTGGGCCTCGAGCTCCAACGTAGTCGTTCTTGCTTGGACAACCTCCAGCAGAAGATACTGAAAGTCACAGAACAGCTGAAGATCGAACAGACGGCCCGGGACGAGAACGTAGCCGAGTACCTGAAGCTAGTGAACAGCGCGGACAAGCTGCAGGTCAGTCGCATCAAGCAAGTGTTTGAGAAGAAGAACCAGAAGTCGGCTCAAAACATCGCCCAGATGCAGAAGAAGCTGGAGCAGTACCATCGAAAGATGAGAGACAGTGAAACCCACTACGGTTCATCACCTCGCACACCCACTGTCAAACACAGCACCTTACCCAGGGAGTCTCCCAGAGAGCTGCTGAGGGACATGACCGGCAGCGGCCGACACCCGACCATGGACAAAATCAAGACCATCGGCCCAGgcgtctccctctcccctcctttCTTCTTCAGCAAGCCCCGAGAGTTCGCCAACCTCATCAGGAACAAGTTTGGCAGCGCTGACAACATCGCCCACCTCAAGACCGCTCTGGATGCTTCCACGCCGCTGCCCACTGACAGCGCAGGAAAGGGGCTGAGTAGCAGCACCTCTATGGTTGGCAAGCCCAAGTATCCCAGTGATGACGAGTGCTCCTCAGGGAGCGCCTCCATCTCAGCAGACAGTAACGGGAACCCGTCGGCGGGAGGAGTGTCGGTGGGGCAGGCGCAGGGCCAGCAGGCCGGGGGTGACGGCCAGACCAGGCTGGCCCTGAGCCTGGAGGAGGTGACGGAGATCAAAGACGCCCAGAACCAGTTGGAGGAGGACATTGAGGAGATAAAGACTCAGTTCAAGAGAGAGTACGGCATCATCAGCCAATCACTGCAGGAGGAGAGATACAG GTACGAGCGTTTAGAAGACCAACTGAACGACCTGACGGAGCTTCACCAACATGAGATGACTAATCTGAAGCAGGAGCTGGCCAGCATCGAAGAGAGGGTGGCCTACCAGGCTCATGAAAGGGCCAGGGACATACAG GAGGCTCTGGAGTCTTGTCAGACACGAGTGTTCAAGCtggagctccagcagcagcagcagcagacggtCCAGCTCGAGAGCCGCGACGCCCGCGTCCTGCTGGGGAAGTGCATCAACATCATGCTCGCCATCATCACCGTCATCCTGGTGTGCGTCTCCACCGCTGCCAAGTTCGCCGCTCCGCTGATGAGGAGCCGGCACCACGTGGTCGCTACCGTCCTGGGAGTTTGTTTTTTGACCATATTCTGGAAGAATTGGGACCGTTTACAGTACGCCATAGACAGGTTACTGGTTCCTGCCTGA
- the LOC141766019 gene encoding sarcolemmal membrane-associated protein-like produces MDGLRLPPLIEEALDSTDDPCDLKAECSPTMDNEMTAKERGVLEENNEKEEMDQERAREEESEEKKLKEEEGEGEDKRKEEEEEEEEQEPLTEEQELEELRAQVLQLLLELDDARETSNKHQESFHELQGLLEDERLASAHQAEAFTRQIQNLQAQLHSVQEEMDSLEEEKESELAEAQEELRVAHEEVILLQQAAEEAAAERENDIASLQEELCRRRAELQRLSEETQDYELEITTLRAEISMKSQRREAERREGDVDLLKEECRMLREECQTLKEDNRRLSERLQLLQRQRTCSSVYLSLKEEDGEEGTEGKEMQTGSDEVMTESYLTMAQSGNCRLVDASIQKNISFDGKPMTQSSWNGGIGEICSLREQLKQAEEKASQVQRECDGLKVELQELQVLYDSSQMERAELEEELQRCKAELEKLSGGAQRFIHASEHPVLSIPFIGMIVILAVVWCWLSELASQRARGVR; encoded by the exons ATGGATGGACTGCGTTTACCTCCACTCATCGAGGAGGCTCTGGACTCTACAG ATGACCCGTGTGATCTAAAAGCAGAGTGCAGCCCCACCATGGACAACGAGATGACGGCAAAGGAGAGAGGCGTGCTGGAGGAGAACAACGAGAAAGAGGAGATGGACCAGGAGAGAGCTCGGGAAGAGGAGAGCGAGGAGAAGAAGCTGAAGGAAGAGGAAGGCGAAGGAGAGgacaagaggaaggaggaggaggaggaggaggaggagcaggagccgCTGACGGAGgagcaggagctggaggagctgagggCCCAGGTGCTGCaactgctgctggagctggacGACGCCAGAGAGACCTCCAACAAACACCAGGAGAGCTTCCATGAGCTGCAAG GTCTGTTGGAGGATGAGCGTCTGGCCAGTGCCCATCAGGCTGAAGCCTTCACACGGCAGATCCAGAATCTACAAG CCCAGCTGCACTCTGTGCAGGAGGAGATGGACagcctggaggaggagaaggagagcgaGCTGGCCGAGGCCCAGGAGGAGCTGCGCGTCGCCCACGAGGAGGTGATCCTGCTCCAGCAGGCGGCCGAGGAAGCAGCAGCGGAGAGGGAGAACGACATCGCCTCGCTGCAGGAGGAGCTGTGTCGCCGGCGGGCCGAGCTGCAGCGCCTCAGCGAGGAGACCCAGGACTACGAGCTGGAGATCACCACGCTGAGGGCCGAGATCAGCATGAAGAGCCAGCGCAGGGAGGCCGAGAGGAGAGAGG GTGACGTGGACCTGCTGAAGGAGGAGTGCCGTATGCTGAGGGAGGAGTGTCAGACCCTGAAGGAGGACAACAGACGTCTCTCCGAgcggctgcagctgctgcagagacAGAGGACATG CTCCAGCGTCTACCTTTCACTgaaagaggaagatggagaggagggcaCAGAGGGGAAGGAGATGCAGACCGGCTCGGACGAGGTCATGACAGAGAGCTACTTGACCATGGCCCAGTCTGGGAACTGTCGCCTGGTGGACGCCTCCATCCAGAAGAATATTTCATTTGATGGGAAGCCCATGACACAGAGCAGCTGGAACGGAGGCATCGGGGAGATCTGCTCCCTGAGGGAGCAGCTCAAACAGGCGGAGGAGAAGGCCTCGCAGGTCCAGAGAGAG tgtgaCGGTCTGAAGGTGGAGCTGCAGGAGCTGCAGGTACTGTATGACAGCAGTCAGATGgagagagcagagctggaggaggagctgcagcgcTGCAAGGCAGAGCTGGAGAAGCTGTCAGGGGGGGCTCAG